Proteins from one Rhizobium sp. WSM4643 genomic window:
- a CDS encoding FHA domain-containing protein has translation MAFFSFFRGNKPSLLQTGPGGQSRSHVLDRPEMSIGRAANADIVVDDPFLGPIHARIERQSDGGFIIRRMGLNPIMLRGEALLQTASLKSGDSFRLGKDVEFQFVVKAAAKEAPKKQTSKASDGRPKKSLLKQPAFLAGMGVVYLAIVGIIGYVILSGGSSAETGPTAERINAEAARIPTCIKNARRMREVSEQSFNGAVGGRVGRDGEATYAALSLAAEPSDDAALAKAAQPIVEAYKRTALAALASENRGNNTLAQSLYQQTYDLVPDINCSAARFALQRRAAVKPVARR, from the coding sequence ATGGCCTTTTTTTCCTTCTTTCGCGGAAACAAACCAAGCCTTCTGCAGACCGGTCCCGGCGGCCAGAGCCGCAGCCATGTGCTCGACCGGCCGGAAATGTCGATCGGCCGGGCGGCTAATGCCGATATCGTCGTCGACGATCCGTTTCTGGGGCCGATCCATGCGCGTATCGAGCGGCAGAGCGATGGCGGCTTCATCATTCGCCGCATGGGGCTGAACCCGATCATGCTGCGCGGCGAAGCGCTGTTGCAGACGGCCTCGCTGAAATCAGGCGACAGCTTCCGTCTCGGCAAGGACGTCGAATTCCAATTCGTCGTCAAGGCCGCCGCCAAGGAAGCACCGAAGAAGCAGACCTCCAAGGCAAGTGATGGCAGGCCGAAAAAATCGCTCCTCAAACAGCCGGCCTTCCTGGCCGGCATGGGGGTCGTCTATCTCGCCATCGTCGGCATCATCGGCTACGTGATCCTGTCCGGCGGCAGCAGCGCGGAAACTGGCCCGACGGCCGAGCGCATCAATGCCGAAGCGGCCCGCATTCCGACATGCATCAAGAATGCCCGCCGCATGCGTGAGGTTTCCGAGCAAAGTTTCAACGGGGCCGTCGGCGGCCGCGTCGGTAGGGACGGCGAGGCAACCTATGCCGCCCTTTCGCTGGCAGCCGAACCGTCTGACGACGCCGCGCTGGCAAAGGCCGCCCAGCCGATCGTCGAGGCTTACAAACGCACCGCCCTTGCAGCCCTTGCCTCGGAAAACCGCGGCAACAACACGCTGGCGCAGAGCCTCTACCAGCAGACCTACGATCTCGTCCCCGACATCAACTGCTCGGCGGCGCGCTTCGCGCTGCAGCGGCGGGCTGCGGTGAAGCCGGTCGCTAGACGGTGA
- a CDS encoding VOC family protein, with protein sequence MHLSLELFVESPEKSLDFYRRVLGFEVQGSPGTEYTMLKNGDAVIAINSRSVLSTDHPLRIDTGQRAGLGVEIVLKVADVEGVYRTAKESGWPVSDLALQPWGLHDFRLVDPDGYYVRVTSRHPS encoded by the coding sequence TTGCATCTGAGTCTGGAGTTATTTGTCGAGAGCCCTGAAAAATCGCTTGATTTCTATCGGCGGGTTCTGGGCTTTGAAGTCCAGGGCTCGCCAGGCACCGAATACACGATGTTGAAAAACGGTGACGCGGTGATCGCGATCAATTCGCGTAGCGTCCTTTCGACCGATCATCCGCTACGGATCGATACCGGCCAGAGAGCTGGCCTCGGCGTCGAGATCGTCTTGAAGGTCGCTGACGTTGAGGGTGTCTATCGCACGGCAAAAGAGAGCGGCTGGCCGGTCTCCGATCTTGCTCTACAGCCTTGGGGGCTGCATGATTTTCGTCTTGTCGATCCTGACGGCTATTATGTCAGAGTGACCAGTCGTCATCCGAGCTGA
- a CDS encoding DUF982 domain-containing protein, whose translation MCWNTSSAFTPVGFALRGPASRKIVWTLGDAARLLINDWPCDDGEEYVAAVKACVDALSGKIAPEQFREALLRAADEAGIATLSLVRQGIGERRPDLPPMMPT comes from the coding sequence ATGTGCTGGAACACATCATCAGCATTCACGCCGGTTGGGTTTGCCTTGCGAGGCCCGGCATCTCGCAAGATCGTATGGACGCTGGGCGACGCGGCGCGTCTCCTGATCAACGACTGGCCTTGCGATGACGGCGAGGAATATGTGGCTGCCGTCAAAGCCTGCGTCGACGCATTGAGCGGGAAGATTGCCCCGGAACAATTCCGGGAAGCGCTTCTGCGTGCGGCCGACGAGGCCGGTATCGCTACTCTATCGCTCGTCCGGCAGGGAATTGGAGAGCGACGACCGGACCTTCCCCCAATGATGCCAACATAG